The proteins below come from a single Zea mays cultivar B73 chromosome 8, Zm-B73-REFERENCE-NAM-5.0, whole genome shotgun sequence genomic window:
- the LOC100286237 gene encoding uncharacterized protein LOC100286237 isoform 1 (isoform 1 is encoded by transcript variant 1), with amino-acid sequence MKAIGNGGEWWWNLPSLRRKSDSRRRGRRNTDPRGRRRGPPREPLSSSSSSESIEQGGGWPIEFPFRQAVTAASLTFTGDTIAQVRSRIVDRRRCCPDSNTKELIPDILLNHDWIRALRMASYGFLLYGPGSYEWYQLLDRCMPKQTFVNLSAKVILNQIVLGPCVIAVIFAWNNLWLGKLSELPSKYQNDALPTLLYGFKFWIPVSIVNFGVIPLPARVAFMSSCSIFWNFYLSTTMSK; translated from the exons ATGAAGGCCATAGGGAACGGCGGAGAGTGGTGGTGGAACCTCCCGTCTCTCCGCCGCAAGTCTGACTCCcgtcgacgcggccgccgcaacACTGACCCCCGCGGCCGCCGCCGCGGTCCCCCACGGGAGCCgctctcgtcctcctcctcctcggagTCCATCGAGCAGGGTGGCGGCTGGCCCATCGAATTCCCCTTCAGGCAGGCTGTCACGGCCGCCTCTCTCACCTTCACCGGCGACACAATCGCGCAAGTCCGCAGCCGCATCGTCGACCGCCGAAGATGCTGCCCCGACTCCAACACCAAG GAACTCATACCAGACATATTGCTGAACCATGATTGGATTCGTGCACTTCGTATGGCTTCCTATGGATTTCTTCTTTATGGTCCAGGTTCATATGAATGGTATCAGCTCCTTGATCGATGCATGCCCAAGCAGACATTTGTAAATTTGTCTGCTAAG GTCATCCTGAACCAGATCGTGCTTGGTCCTTGTGTTATTGCTGTAATTTTTGCTTGGAACAACTTATGGTTGGGGAAACTTTCAGAACTCCCATCCAAATATCAGAATGATGCCCTTCCTACTCTTCTATACG GGTTTAAGTTTTGGATTCCCGTATCGATTGTCAACTTTGG GGTGATTCCTTTGCCTGCTCGTGTCGCCTTCATGTCCTCTTGTTCCATTTTTTGGAACTTTTATCTGTCGACCACAATGAGCAAATGA
- the LOC109942025 gene encoding probable alpha,alpha-trehalose-phosphate synthase [UDP-forming] 7: MFSRSYTNLIDLANGNLSALDYGGGGDEGGGRPPRARPPQRTMTTPGTLVELDEEEAGSATSDVQSSHANNRLIIVANTLPVRGERRPDGRGWKFSWDEDSLLFHLRDGLPEDMEVLYVGSLRADVPAAEQDDVAQALLERFRCVPAFLPKDLSDRFYHGFCKQTLWPLFHYMLPFSLDHGGRFDRSHWEAYVLANKLFSQRVIEVLNPEDDYVWIHDYHLLAFPSFLRRRFNRLRIGFFLHSPFPSSELYRSLPVCDEILKSLLNCDLIGFHTFDYARHFLSCCSRMLGLEYQSKRGYIGLDYYGRTVGIKIMHVGVNMVHLHSLLQQPDLERLVTELRNKFNHKTVLLGMDDMDIFKGIDLKIRAYEHMLKSHPKWQGRAVLVQIVNPKGGGGKDLEGLQTEIEDNCKRINEQFGRSGYSPVVLVKRTLSSVERMAYYTIAECVVVTAVRDGMNLTPYEYIVCRQGITSLEGSTDDKPRGKSMLVLSEFIGCSPSLSGAIRINPWNIESTAEAMNESIALSDTEKQLRHEKHYRYICSHDVAYWSKSYIQDFERSCRDHFRRKCWGIGLGFGFRVVALDRNFKKLTVDSIVADYKKSKSRIILLDYDGTLVPQTTIDKTPSETVVNMMNTLCSDKNNVVFIVSGRARDSLEKWFYPCPKLGIAAEHGYFMRWTREEQWQIQHHISDFRWMYMAEPIMKLYTEATDGSYIETKESALVWHHQDAGPRFGPSQAKELLDHLESVLINEPVSVKSGQHIVEVKPQVVSKGFVAEKILSTLMEKGTQSDFVLCIGDDRSDEDMFEQIVDCMRRSMVDPQTSMYACTVGQKPSKAIYYLDDTNEVLNMLKALADAS; this comes from the exons ATGTTCTCGCGATCCTACACCAATCTGATCGATCTCGCCAATGGCAACCTCTCCGCCCTCGactacggcggcggcggcgacgaagGCGGGGGCCGTCCGCCGCGGGCGAGGCCGCCGCAACGGACGATGACGACACCCGGAACGCTCGTGGAGCTCGACGAGGAGGAAGCGGGCAGCGCCACCTCCGACGTGCAGTCGTCGCATGCCAACAACCGCCTCATCATTGTCGCCAACACGCTCCCCGTGCGCGGCGAGCGCCGGCCCGACGGCCGCGGGTGGAAGTTCTCCTGGGACGAGGACTCGCTCCTCTTCCACCTCCGCGACGGCCTCCCCGAAGACATGGAGGTCCTCTACGTGGGCTCCCTCCGCGCCGACGTGCCGGCCGCCGAGCAGGACGACGTCGCGCAGGCCCTCCTCGAGCGGTTCCGCTGCGTCCCGGCCTTCCTCCCCAAGGACCTCTCCGACCGGTTCTACCACGGCTTCTGTAAACAGACGCTCTGGCCGCTCTTCCACTACATGCTCCCATTCTCCCTAGACCACGGCGGACGCTTCGACCGCTCCCACTGGGAGGCCTACGTCCTCGCCAACAAGCTCTTCTCCCAGCGCGTCATCGAGGTCCTCAACCCGGAGGACGACTACGTCTGGATCCACGACTACCACCTCCTAGCCTTCCCGTCCTTCCTGCGCCGTCGATTCAACCGCCTCCGCATCGGCTTCTTCCTCCACAGCCCCTTCCCTTCGTCCGAGCTCTACCGTTCTCTCCCCGTTTGTGATGAGATACTCAAATCGCTGCTGAACTGCGATCTGATTGGCTTCCACACGTTCGATTACGCCCGGCATTTCCTGTCCTGCTGCAGCCGCATGCTCGGGCTTGAGTACCAATCCAAGAGAGGGTACATTGGGCTCGATTACTATGGGCGCACGGTGGGGATAAAGATCATGCATGTTGGGGTTAACATGGTGCACCTGCATTCGCTGCTCCAGCAACCTGATCTAGAGCGGCTGGTCACTGAGCTCCGTAACAAATTCAATCACAAGACTGTCTTGCTGGGTATGGATGATATGGACATTTTTAAGGGCATTGATCTGAAGATTCGTGCATACGAACATATGCTAAAGTCGCATCCAAAATGGCAGGGCCGAGCAGTGTTGGTGCAGATTGTAAACCCAAAAGGTGGCGGCGGGAAAGATCTAGAGGGGCTCCAGACTGAGATTGAAGACAATTGCAAGAGGATCAATGAGCAGTTTGGACGATCTGGTTATAGCCCTGTCGTGCTTGTCAAGAGGACACTCTCAAGTGTTGAGAGGATGGCTTATTACACAATTGCAGAGTGTGTCGTTGTCACTGCAGTTAGGGATGGAATGAACCTTACACCATATGAATACATTGTGTGTAGGCAGGGAATTACAAGTTTGGAGGGTTCTACGGATGATAAACCCAGGGGGAAAAGCATGCTAGTTTTGTCAGAATTCATTGGCTGCTCACCGTCGTTGAGTGGGGCAATTCGGATAAACCCGTGGAACATTGAGTCAACAGCAGAGGCGATGAATGAGTCCATCGCTTTATCAGATACTGAGAAGCAACTGCGACATGAGAAGCACTATCGGTATATCTGCTCACACGACGTTGCCTATTGGTCTAAGAGCTATATTCAAGATTTCGAGAGAAGCTGTAGGGACCATTTTAGGAGAAAATGTTGGGGTATTGGACTAGGATTTGGATTTAGAGTGGTTGCACTTGACCGCAATTTCAAAAAGCTTACCGTAGATTCTATTGTTGCGGATTACAAGAAGTCAAAGAGCAGGATCATACTACTAGACTATGATGGAACCCTAGTACCACAAACTACAATAGACAAGACTCCAAGTGAAACTGTTGTTAACATGATGAATACCCTGTGTTCTGATAAAAATAATGTTGTTTTTATTGTAAGTGGAAGAGCAAGGGATAGCCTTGAAAAATGGTTTTACCCTTGCCCAAAGCTTGGCATTGCTGCTGAACATGGCTACTTTATGAG GTGGACCAGAGAGGAACAATGGCAAATACAACATCATATATCAGATTTTAGATGGATGTATATGGCTGAGCCGATAATGAAATTGTACACAGAGGCAACAGATGGATCATATATTGAAACCAAAGAGAGTGCTTTGGTCTGGCATCACCAAGATGCTGGCCCTCGTTTTGGACCTTCACAAGCAAAAGAATTGCTAGATCATTTGGAAAGTGTCTTGATCAATGAGCCAGTCTCTGTAAAGAGTGGCCAACATATTGTAGAGGTTAAGCCTCAG GTTGTTAGCAAAGGTTTTGTTGCCGAGAAGATACTCTCAACTCTCATGGAGAAGGGAACGCAATCAGATTTCGTTTTGTGCATTGGTGATGATAGATCGGATGAGGATATGTTTGAACAGATTGTTGACTGTATGAGGAGGAGCatggttgatccccaaacctcgATGTATGCCTGCACGGTCGGGCAGAAACCAAGCAAGGCCATATACTATTTGGATGACACTAACGAGGTCTTAAACATGCTCAAAGCACTTGCTGATGCATCGTAG
- the LOC100286237 gene encoding uncharacterized protein LOC100286237 isoform 2 (isoform 2 is encoded by transcript variant 2): MPYPPKRGESKAAALCRRLRFERSVLSTLSRRRRRGANMKAIGNGGEWWWNLPSLRRKSDSRRRGRRNTDPRGRRRGPPREPLSSSSSSESIEQGGGWPIEFPFRQAVTAASLTFTGDTIAQVRSRIVDRRRCCPDSNTKELIPDILLNHDWIRALRMASYGFLLYGPGSYEWYQLLDRCMPKQTFVNLSAKVILNQIVLGPCVIAVIFAWNNLWLGKLSELPSKYQNDALPTLLYGFKFWIPVSIVNFGVIPLPARVAFMSSCSIFWNFYLSTTMSK, translated from the exons ATGCCGTATCCACCAAAGCGTGGAGAAAGCAAAGCGGCCGCGCTCTGCCGCAGGCTTCGATTCGAGCGGTCAGTACTCAGCACCCtctcacgccgccgccgccgcggcgcgAACATGAAGGCCATAGGGAACGGCGGAGAGTGGTGGTGGAACCTCCCGTCTCTCCGCCGCAAGTCTGACTCCcgtcgacgcggccgccgcaacACTGACCCCCGCGGCCGCCGCCGCGGTCCCCCACGGGAGCCgctctcgtcctcctcctcctcggagTCCATCGAGCAGGGTGGCGGCTGGCCCATCGAATTCCCCTTCAGGCAGGCTGTCACGGCCGCCTCTCTCACCTTCACCGGCGACACAATCGCGCAAGTCCGCAGCCGCATCGTCGACCGCCGAAGATGCTGCCCCGACTCCAACACCAAG GAACTCATACCAGACATATTGCTGAACCATGATTGGATTCGTGCACTTCGTATGGCTTCCTATGGATTTCTTCTTTATGGTCCAGGTTCATATGAATGGTATCAGCTCCTTGATCGATGCATGCCCAAGCAGACATTTGTAAATTTGTCTGCTAAG GTCATCCTGAACCAGATCGTGCTTGGTCCTTGTGTTATTGCTGTAATTTTTGCTTGGAACAACTTATGGTTGGGGAAACTTTCAGAACTCCCATCCAAATATCAGAATGATGCCCTTCCTACTCTTCTATACG GGTTTAAGTTTTGGATTCCCGTATCGATTGTCAACTTTGG GGTGATTCCTTTGCCTGCTCGTGTCGCCTTCATGTCCTCTTGTTCCATTTTTTGGAACTTTTATCTGTCGACCACAATGAGCAAATGA
- the LOC100193395 gene encoding uncharacterized protein LOC100193395: MAPLLSPPLLADSVTKFHAASTPVSCSGSPQRYVITGLAGAGRGEHDWRRRTWGRTNLRVKAVAAESRSSEGGIAEDYYAVLGVMPDATPKQIKKAYYNCMKSCHPDLSGNDPDVTNFCMFINEVYTVLTDPIQRAVYDEIHGYAATATNPFLDGSAPRDHVFVDEFSCIGCKNCANVCSKVFEIEEDFGRARVYDQSGSTELIQEAIDSCPVDCIHWTSAAQLSLLEDEMRRVERVNVGLMLAGMGGSIDVFRMASSRWEKRQAKVLEKVRRRMSQDDSRKGGSWSDIWGAPTRYEKNEEEVKERAKRAAAAARRWREYSRKGADKPPTFKLPEAVPSKE, encoded by the exons atggctcctctcctttcCCCGCCGCTGCTCGCGGACAGCGTCACCAAGTTCCATGCGGCCTCAACGCCAGTCTCGTGCTCCGGTAGCCCACAACGCTACGTCATCACAGGGTTGGCTGGGGCCGGAAGGGGAGAGCACGACTGGCGTCGGAGGACGTGGGGAAGAACGAACCTGAGGGTGAAAGCGGTGGCGGCAGAGTCCCGCAGCTCGGAGGGGGGAATCGCTGAAGATTATTACGCTGTTCTTGGCGTT ATGCCAGATGCAACGCCGAAGCAGATCAAGAAAGCATACTACAACTGCATGAAATCGTGCCATCCTGATCTCAGTGGGAATGACCCTGACGTGACAAATTTCTGCATGTTCATCAATGAAGTTTACACG GTGCTTACCGATCCCATCCAGCGAGCAGTGTATGATGAGATACATGGGTATGCCGCGACGGCAACCAATCCTTTCTTGGATGGCAGCGCACCCCGGGATCACGTGTTTGTTGATGAGTTCAGCTGCATAG GATGCAAGAACTGTGCTAACGTGTGTTCTAAGGTCTTCGAAATCGAGGAAGATTTCGGGCGGGCAAGAGTTTATGACCAATCAGGCAGCacagaactgattcaagaagctatTGATAGTTG CCCAGTTGACTGCATTCACTGGACTTCAGCTGCGCAACTGTCGCTCCTTGAGGATGAAATGCGCAGAGTGGAGAGAGTAAAT GTTGGATTAATGCTTGCTGGGATGGGAGGCTCAATTGATGTGTTTCGGATG GCAAGTTCACGCTGGGAGAAAAGACAAGCCAAAGTCCTG GAGAAGGTCAGAAGGCGGATGAGCCAAGATGATTCCAGAAAGGGTGGCTCATGGAGTGACATCTGGGGGGCACCAACAAGATACGAGAAGAACG AAGAGGAGGTGAAGGAGAGAGCAAAGCGAGCCGCGGCTGCAGCAAGGAGGTGGCGGGAGTACTCACGGAAAGGCGCCGACAAGCCTCCAACATTCAAGCTTCCGGAGGCAGTGCCCAGCAAGGAGTGA